The Echinicola rosea genome has a segment encoding these proteins:
- a CDS encoding NAD(P)-dependent oxidoreductase, which yields MNILIIDEMHASITPLLEAKGFKVNYSPKITREEIEEIIGDYEGLIIRSKTPMDKALMEKAKKLKFIGRAGAGLDKIDLDYIREHGIRLFHAPEGNRDAVAEHAVAMLLMLFNNLQNADREVRQGIWDREGNRGEELQGKTVGVFGYGNMGKAFARRLSGFGVEVLAYDKYLENYSDEYATEATFEDIQQKADVLSIHVPLTSETRDFFTVEVLDDFSKPFYLINTARGEVVSLESLNEALEKRILKGALLDVLENEKLQSLTPLQKRSFDKLVMRTDVVFTPHIAGWTFQSYKKINEVLVKKISGEFLAE from the coding sequence ATGAACATACTGATAATTGACGAAATGCACGCCAGTATTACTCCTTTACTGGAGGCCAAAGGCTTTAAGGTGAATTATAGCCCAAAGATCACCAGGGAGGAGATAGAAGAAATCATTGGAGATTATGAAGGGTTGATCATCAGGTCAAAGACTCCAATGGACAAGGCACTGATGGAGAAGGCCAAAAAGCTAAAATTCATCGGTAGGGCAGGGGCAGGATTGGATAAGATAGACTTGGACTATATCCGTGAGCATGGCATAAGGCTTTTTCATGCACCCGAAGGGAACCGGGACGCGGTGGCTGAGCACGCCGTTGCGATGCTGCTGATGCTTTTCAATAACCTCCAGAATGCAGATAGAGAAGTGCGCCAAGGAATATGGGACCGGGAAGGCAACAGAGGTGAAGAGCTTCAGGGTAAGACCGTGGGGGTTTTTGGCTATGGCAATATGGGAAAGGCCTTTGCCCGCAGGCTTAGTGGTTTTGGTGTTGAGGTTTTGGCCTATGATAAGTACTTGGAAAATTACAGTGATGAATATGCCACAGAGGCGACTTTTGAGGATATTCAGCAAAAGGCAGATGTACTCAGTATCCATGTGCCACTCACTTCTGAAACGAGGGATTTCTTCACCGTAGAGGTGTTGGATGATTTTAGCAAGCCATTTTACCTTATCAACACGGCGAGAGGAGAGGTGGTCAGCCTGGAGTCATTAAACGAGGCGTTGGAAAAAAGGATCCTAAAAGGTGCCTTGCTTGATGTGCTCGAAAATGAAAAGCTTCAATCCTTAACGCCCCTCCAGAAGCGTTCTTTTGATAAGTTAGTGATGCGCACAGATGTGGTGTTTACTCCGCATATAGCAGGATGGACTTTCCAATCTTATAAAAAGATCAATGAAGTGCTCGTGAAGAAGATTTCGGGTGAATTTTTGGCAGAATGA
- a CDS encoding SDR family oxidoreductase: MNLKDKVVIVTGATSGIGEACALAFGKEGAKVAITGRSQVKVDNTLVKLQQSGVECMGILADAGVEDDNKNMADKVKAHFGKIDILINNAGISMRALFEELDTAVFHKVMDTNFWGTVYATKYCLPEILDQKGSIIGVSSINGYRGTPARTAYTASKYAMNGFLESLRTEVMKRGVHILVACPGFTASNIRNNALTADGGAQGESPRNEDDMMTADEVAQHILKATLKRKRDLVLTSEGKLAVFLNKWMPGIMDGIVYNHMAKEKESPFK; encoded by the coding sequence ATGAATTTAAAAGATAAGGTAGTGATCGTAACCGGAGCTACTTCTGGTATTGGGGAAGCATGTGCCCTTGCTTTTGGAAAAGAGGGAGCCAAGGTGGCGATTACAGGTAGAAGTCAAGTGAAAGTAGATAATACCTTGGTAAAATTGCAGCAATCAGGAGTGGAATGCATGGGGATATTGGCGGATGCTGGGGTTGAAGATGACAATAAAAACATGGCCGATAAGGTGAAAGCCCACTTTGGGAAGATCGACATACTGATCAATAATGCCGGCATATCCATGCGGGCTCTTTTTGAGGAATTGGACACCGCCGTTTTCCATAAGGTGATGGACACCAATTTTTGGGGAACTGTATATGCTACTAAGTATTGCCTCCCTGAAATTTTGGATCAGAAAGGCTCAATCATTGGTGTCTCGTCCATCAACGGGTATCGAGGAACTCCTGCCAGAACCGCTTATACCGCCAGTAAGTATGCCATGAACGGTTTTTTGGAGTCACTGCGTACAGAAGTTATGAAAAGGGGCGTTCATATCCTAGTAGCCTGTCCGGGGTTTACAGCGTCCAACATCCGAAACAATGCCTTGACTGCTGACGGCGGGGCGCAGGGGGAATCTCCTAGGAACGAAGATGATATGATGACCGCTGATGAGGTGGCTCAACATATTCTAAAAGCCACATTGAAGCGTAAGCGTGACCTGGTATTGACGAGCGAGGGAAAATTGGCTGTGTTTTTGAATAAATGGATGCCGGGAATCATGGACGGTATTGTATATAACCATATGGCAAAGGAAAAGGAATCTCCATTTAAATAG
- the mgtE gene encoding magnesium transporter has protein sequence MERIREFELSREYLESFRTGIEEENIDGILESLEGTNEADVASLLDELEMEEVLFVLRILEREFAADVLIELDEESQFKLVQEMESDELAVLLDSMESDDAVDILHQLVVKDREDVISHLQEKEKAGHIMELLRYEEGSAGALMAKEFIKANLNWTVVQTIDEIRRQAENVEKIYSIYVVDNKESLLGRVALKKIILGSANTKIKDIYEEDIMSVPTYMDEEEIAEIMRKYDLEALPVVNAKNKLVGRITVDDVLDVIREQTEEDMQAMTGISDDVEESDSVFRLSKARLPWLLIGIFGGLMGARIIGVFNDGLSKYIQLASFIPLITATGGNVGIQSSSLVVQSLAAKSVFAESIGRRFAKVLLVAVLNGIVLGAVVFGTVVFVYGNEMKFGVVVGFALFSVVLLASFMGTVTPIVLDKFGINPAMASGPFITTANDLLGLAVYFLVAMMLLNL, from the coding sequence TTGGAAAGAATAAGAGAATTTGAGCTCTCAAGAGAGTACTTGGAATCCTTTAGGACAGGTATTGAGGAGGAGAACATCGATGGTATCTTGGAATCCTTGGAGGGAACCAATGAGGCTGATGTGGCTTCACTGCTGGACGAACTGGAGATGGAAGAAGTACTGTTTGTGCTGAGGATACTTGAGCGTGAATTTGCTGCAGACGTGCTTATTGAACTGGATGAGGAATCGCAGTTTAAGCTGGTCCAAGAGATGGAATCAGATGAATTGGCTGTATTGCTTGATTCTATGGAGTCTGATGATGCGGTGGATATCCTGCATCAGCTAGTAGTGAAAGACCGGGAAGATGTGATCAGCCATCTTCAAGAAAAAGAGAAAGCTGGCCACATCATGGAGCTGTTGCGGTATGAAGAAGGAAGTGCCGGTGCGCTGATGGCTAAGGAGTTTATCAAGGCCAATCTTAACTGGACCGTTGTCCAGACCATAGACGAAATCCGAAGGCAAGCAGAGAATGTGGAGAAAATTTATTCCATTTATGTGGTGGATAATAAAGAGAGCCTTTTGGGTAGAGTGGCGCTAAAGAAAATTATTTTGGGATCTGCAAATACCAAAATCAAGGATATTTATGAAGAAGATATCATGTCGGTGCCTACCTATATGGATGAAGAGGAAATCGCCGAGATTATGCGTAAATACGATCTTGAAGCACTTCCTGTGGTCAATGCCAAAAACAAACTTGTAGGGAGGATTACGGTAGATGATGTGTTGGATGTGATCAGAGAGCAGACGGAAGAAGACATGCAGGCGATGACCGGTATTTCCGATGACGTAGAGGAGTCGGATTCTGTGTTCCGGCTTTCGAAGGCACGTTTGCCGTGGCTATTGATAGGGATTTTTGGCGGATTGATGGGCGCAAGGATCATTGGGGTGTTCAATGATGGGCTGAGCAAGTACATACAGCTGGCCTCGTTTATACCGCTTATCACCGCGACCGGGGGGAATGTCGGGATCCAATCTTCCTCACTGGTCGTACAATCCCTTGCGGCGAAGTCGGTCTTTGCGGAGAGTATTGGGAGGAGATTTGCTAAAGTACTGCTGGTGGCCGTGCTCAATGGCATAGTGCTTGGTGCCGTTGTTTTTGGCACGGTGGTATTCGTTTATGGCAATGAGATGAAGTTTGGAGTCGTGGTGGGATTTGCATTGTTCAGTGTAGTGCTTTTGGCATCGTTCATGGGGACGGTGACCCCGATCGTTTTGGACAAATTTGGCATCAATCCTGCGATGGCTTCCGGCCCGTTTATCACCACTGCAAATGACCTGCTGGGCCTGGCAGTTTACTTTTTAGTGGCCATGATGCTCCTTAATCTTTAA
- a CDS encoding T9SS type B sorting domain-containing protein has product MMPGRNNISLIASLAIMILMVVCDIANAQTSNHGVMTIAEGTTVSTLFPLENKVEGSIVNDGDLYVYSHFKNDGEVTFTKGGNAGMTRFIGLSGIQEITGSQIAELNDVVFDNGHDQYAFHLGGVLSVAGNGDFRRGIVQGDGYGGLIIFENGATHSNVSDDSHVDGVIQKSGNEDFICPIGDKGYFRFDGMSYSPAGDLYTAETKYFFEDPDAHYPRANKESKIQEIDDSEYWVLNWVSGGGEDIDVTLSWRDVTTPAFILGEEKRNIHIVKWDEEEGQWIDLGGVVDIENYTVTAKARLNASGVYTFALIQSGITDLRVTKTSFEKVVWEGDDLEYEIIVQNNSDVNATDVVLVDNLPPGTRFKEMTVESAFGLLEYELEVNGQTLMWSIPEFIAGDEMVIKLTITTEKEGTILNAVNVNSAEEDANPEDNEDEDINKVNKFFLPNVITPNGDLDNDTFIINGLNKFKENRITIFNRLGDHVYEAEDYQNDWAAKGLVDGTYFYVLEVIMQNGQKEEFKGWIQVISEPLE; this is encoded by the coding sequence ATGATGCCAGGAAGGAATAACATATCGCTTATCGCTAGTCTGGCCATAATGATACTGATGGTGGTTTGTGACATAGCCAATGCACAGACTTCCAATCACGGCGTGATGACAATAGCGGAAGGAACAACAGTTTCCACCTTGTTTCCTTTGGAAAACAAGGTGGAGGGGTCCATAGTAAATGATGGGGACCTATACGTGTATTCCCATTTTAAAAATGATGGAGAAGTCACTTTTACCAAAGGAGGCAATGCAGGAATGACACGCTTTATAGGGCTTTCTGGAATTCAAGAAATTACCGGTAGTCAGATCGCTGAACTCAATGATGTGGTATTTGATAATGGCCACGACCAGTATGCATTTCATTTGGGAGGGGTGTTGAGTGTTGCGGGTAATGGAGATTTCAGGCGTGGGATTGTCCAAGGTGATGGATACGGAGGATTGATCATTTTCGAAAATGGTGCGACCCACAGCAATGTTTCAGACGATAGTCATGTTGATGGGGTGATTCAAAAGAGTGGAAATGAGGATTTTATATGTCCAATCGGTGATAAAGGTTACTTTAGGTTCGATGGGATGTCGTATTCCCCTGCGGGTGATTTATATACGGCAGAAACCAAGTATTTTTTTGAGGATCCCGATGCGCACTATCCGCGGGCAAATAAGGAGTCAAAAATTCAGGAGATTGATGATTCAGAATATTGGGTTTTGAACTGGGTAAGTGGTGGAGGTGAAGATATAGATGTGACGTTGTCCTGGCGTGATGTGACCACTCCTGCATTTATCCTAGGTGAAGAAAAGCGTAATATTCACATCGTAAAATGGGATGAGGAAGAGGGGCAATGGATTGATTTGGGAGGAGTGGTAGATATTGAAAACTACACTGTCACCGCAAAGGCACGGCTTAATGCTAGCGGGGTGTACACCTTTGCTTTGATACAAAGCGGAATTACTGATTTAAGGGTTACCAAGACGTCATTTGAGAAAGTGGTATGGGAAGGAGATGATCTTGAGTATGAAATTATAGTGCAAAATAACAGTGATGTCAATGCTACTGATGTGGTGCTGGTGGATAATCTTCCTCCGGGAACTCGCTTTAAAGAGATGACAGTGGAGTCGGCATTTGGGCTTTTGGAGTATGAGCTGGAAGTGAATGGACAGACCTTGATGTGGAGCATTCCAGAATTTATTGCTGGAGATGAAATGGTCATTAAGCTGACCATTACGACGGAAAAAGAGGGGACGATCCTAAACGCAGTAAATGTGAATTCGGCAGAAGAAGATGCTAATCCAGAAGACAACGAAGATGAGGACATTAATAAGGTAAACAAGTTCTTTTTACCCAATGTGATTACCCCAAATGGTGATTTAGATAACGATACATTCATAATCAATGGGCTGAACAAGTTTAAAGAAAATAGGATCACCATCTTCAATCGGTTGGGTGACCATGTATATGAAGCTGAAGATTACCAAAATGATTGGGCCGCAAAAGGCTTGGTCGATGGAACCTACTTTTATGTGCTCGAAGTCATAATGCAAAATGGCCAAAAGGAAGAGTTTAAAGGGTGGATCCAGGTAATCTCAGAACCATTAGAATAA
- the greA gene encoding transcription elongation factor GreA — MGQVQYYTEEGLKKLKDELQELKTKGRQDIAKQIAEARDKGDLSENAEYDAAKDAQGLLELKIAKLEGVIGNARVLDNSKMDTSKVGILCTVKIKNVKNGMTVTYTLVSEEEADLKANKISLASPFGKGLLGKKVGEVAQINAPAGVVEFEVLDITY, encoded by the coding sequence ATGGGACAAGTACAATATTATACTGAAGAGGGGCTTAAAAAACTGAAGGATGAACTTCAGGAACTAAAGACCAAAGGAAGACAGGATATTGCCAAGCAGATCGCTGAGGCAAGAGATAAAGGGGACCTGAGTGAAAACGCTGAGTATGATGCCGCTAAAGATGCGCAAGGACTTCTTGAATTGAAAATAGCCAAGTTGGAAGGGGTGATCGGCAATGCCCGCGTGCTGGACAATTCCAAAATGGATACCTCTAAAGTAGGGATCCTATGCACAGTGAAAATAAAAAACGTAAAAAATGGCATGACGGTGACCTATACTTTGGTGTCGGAAGAGGAAGCAGACCTGAAAGCCAATAAAATTTCCTTGGCTTCACCTTTTGGAAAAGGCCTCTTGGGCAAGAAAGTAGGAGAAGTTGCACAGATAAATGCGCCTGCAGGAGTCGTAGAATTTGAAGTACTAGATATTACTTACTAA
- a CDS encoding OmpA family protein, which produces MKRVVLIISILLVALTANAQYSLLRYADQQKTQMNYKVAAEVYEKAYEKRPTYTSAQNAAFCHSKNNEYDLSIEWYKKAFAFSGEYTDEDITGFLDAALAIGQREEILDYLSENRITDKEHKPVNYKPVSKTGGEDPVKYLGDINSVAADFILDKDANGNRYFVSDRGEKLDDGARVKKLRFDAKNKMYGEEIYEWTGRDYLKIYRQDAEGNIHAVNTKGSGFMHVSDPSVVTVEGVDYMFFSVTRDLKDEVKSRDFEIQPELYYGAINKDGRLLFAQPFPRNSPLKYGLITPFADQETSRLYFASNMEGGYGGYDIYYVTYYKEGDRFIFSAPANLGERINSKSNERDPFAYKGKFYFASDGHSGYGGLDIFSARSLTGEVFGQAVNMGEKVNSVSDDFAYRQYGDEEIYISSNRKGEEGLDDIYQLLPARRKLLAKVMDCDGNVLENAPVVLHQIDGDSVEWKRKEEGTFLADLSAEQNYEIKIDLEGYFPVYDKSISSVGLDSGTIKRTYYLAKIPAADIAITEIIYYDLDRSLIRRTEHDILDDVVEVMKMYPRLSLDVSSHTDSRATDRYNQRLSKSRAKSVEDYMVGKGIPKERINVNWFGEGRLAVDCPDGKDCSEDQHQLNRRSELVLKVAVDDWLANHKEYKDYCSLTSSLDELLKKAEADKLDFEPEEDALGGEQLMTLERLKLFLQMNPKVVLRFLGASDQAVFEKWASMSVDYLTGRGISSKRLSKEWFENVEEVQGTKHQSRMASFDTGLQEIIIEIK; this is translated from the coding sequence ATGAAGAGAGTTGTTTTAATCATATCGATTTTATTGGTGGCTTTGACTGCAAATGCCCAATATTCATTGCTCAGGTATGCAGATCAGCAAAAGACGCAGATGAATTATAAAGTGGCTGCTGAGGTGTATGAAAAGGCCTATGAAAAAAGGCCTACCTATACTTCAGCCCAGAATGCTGCATTTTGTCATTCAAAAAACAATGAATACGACCTTTCCATTGAATGGTACAAGAAGGCCTTTGCTTTTAGTGGAGAATACACAGATGAGGACATTACGGGTTTCTTGGATGCAGCCCTAGCGATAGGCCAGAGAGAAGAAATATTGGATTACCTGTCAGAAAACAGGATAACGGATAAAGAACACAAGCCAGTAAACTATAAGCCTGTTTCTAAAACAGGAGGAGAGGATCCGGTAAAGTATCTAGGGGATATCAACAGCGTAGCAGCTGATTTTATACTTGACAAAGACGCAAATGGGAATCGCTACTTTGTGTCAGATAGGGGAGAAAAGCTTGATGATGGGGCACGGGTGAAGAAACTTCGGTTTGATGCCAAGAACAAGATGTATGGAGAGGAGATCTATGAATGGACTGGACGTGATTACCTTAAGATTTACCGCCAGGATGCTGAAGGTAATATTCATGCGGTCAATACGAAGGGCAGTGGCTTTATGCATGTAAGCGACCCCAGTGTCGTCACTGTTGAGGGAGTGGATTATATGTTCTTTTCGGTAACAAGGGACCTGAAAGATGAGGTGAAAAGCCGCGACTTTGAGATACAGCCCGAGTTGTATTACGGTGCAATCAATAAAGACGGCAGGCTCTTGTTTGCCCAGCCATTTCCACGGAATTCACCACTCAAGTATGGCCTGATTACGCCTTTTGCTGATCAGGAGACCAGTCGATTATACTTTGCGTCCAACATGGAAGGCGGATACGGAGGTTACGATATTTACTATGTTACCTATTATAAAGAAGGTGACAGGTTTATTTTTTCTGCTCCGGCAAATTTAGGGGAGAGGATCAATTCCAAGTCCAATGAAAGGGATCCCTTTGCATATAAAGGTAAATTCTATTTTGCGTCAGATGGCCATTCCGGATACGGAGGCTTAGATATTTTTTCTGCTAGGTCACTCACAGGTGAGGTCTTTGGCCAAGCAGTCAATATGGGGGAGAAAGTCAATTCGGTCAGTGATGACTTTGCTTACCGACAGTACGGTGACGAAGAAATCTATATAAGTTCAAACAGAAAAGGAGAAGAAGGTCTTGATGATATTTATCAATTGCTTCCCGCTCGGAGAAAGCTATTGGCAAAAGTGATGGATTGCGATGGAAATGTTTTGGAAAATGCCCCAGTGGTCCTTCACCAAATCGACGGTGATAGTGTGGAATGGAAAAGAAAAGAGGAGGGGACGTTTCTTGCGGATTTGTCAGCAGAGCAAAATTATGAGATCAAAATCGATCTTGAAGGCTACTTTCCTGTGTACGATAAGAGTATATCGAGTGTCGGGTTGGATTCCGGAACCATCAAAAGAACATACTATTTGGCCAAGATCCCCGCGGCTGATATAGCCATTACAGAAATCATCTATTATGACTTGGACAGGAGCCTTATCCGAAGGACTGAGCATGATATCCTAGATGATGTAGTGGAAGTTATGAAGATGTATCCCCGATTGTCCTTGGATGTGAGTTCCCATACGGACTCTAGGGCTACCGATCGCTACAATCAGCGACTGAGTAAGAGCAGGGCAAAGTCAGTGGAGGATTATATGGTAGGAAAGGGAATACCCAAAGAACGGATAAATGTCAATTGGTTTGGAGAAGGACGCTTGGCAGTAGATTGTCCTGATGGCAAGGACTGCAGCGAAGACCAACATCAACTTAACAGACGAAGTGAACTCGTGCTTAAAGTTGCTGTCGATGATTGGTTGGCCAATCACAAGGAGTACAAGGATTACTGTTCACTTACCAGTTCCTTGGACGAATTGCTCAAAAAAGCAGAGGCGGACAAATTGGATTTTGAGCCAGAAGAAGATGCCCTTGGTGGAGAGCAGTTGATGACGTTAGAGCGATTAAAGCTGTTTTTGCAGATGAATCCAAAGGTGGTTTTACGTTTTTTAGGAGCTTCTGATCAAGCAGTTTTTGAGAAATGGGCATCTATGTCCGTGGACTATTTGACGGGGAGAGGGATTTCCTCCAAAAGGTTGTCCAAGGAGTGGTTTGAGAATGTAGAGGAAGTTCAGGGTACCAAACACCAGTCTCGGATGGCCTCTTTTGATACAGGACTACAGGAAATAATAATTGAAATTAAATGA
- a CDS encoding HIT family protein, which translates to MASIFTKIINREIPAHIVAEDEDFIAFLDIMPLVKGHVLVVPKKEVDYIFDLEDEILSGLNIFAKKVAKGVDKAIKCTRVGVAVIGLEVPHVHVHLVPLNTMDDINFTRPKLKLGDDELAEIAARIKAEL; encoded by the coding sequence ATGGCAAGCATTTTTACAAAAATTATTAATAGAGAAATCCCCGCCCATATCGTGGCGGAAGATGAAGATTTTATCGCGTTTCTGGACATTATGCCCTTGGTAAAGGGGCATGTGCTGGTTGTTCCCAAAAAGGAGGTTGATTATATTTTTGACCTAGAAGATGAAATACTCTCAGGGCTGAATATTTTTGCTAAAAAAGTTGCAAAGGGAGTGGATAAGGCAATCAAATGTACACGGGTAGGGGTTGCGGTAATTGGATTGGAAGTGCCTCATGTCCACGTCCATTTGGTGCCTTTGAATACCATGGATGATATCAATTTTACACGGCCTAAGTTAAAGTTAGGTGATGATGAGCTGGCGGAGATAGCTGCTCGGATAAAAGCTGAATTATAA
- a CDS encoding PorP/SprF family type IX secretion system membrane protein, with protein MGKLLKVAVLIMFALGIMEGHAQQLPQFSQYIFNGLYINPGYAGYKEEGYIQSTYRSQWANFPGAPRTMSLSADFSANEGTMGFGISFLHDELGPSKTTGAMLTYAYRIQVGYEGFLGLGISAGVSDYRIDFSMLEAVHEDDENISRGVVNVLDPNLNLGLFYNTSNFYVGISAYNVINNKVFEKQGVGRGYQAFHFYFTAGGLVPIADNLSFKPSFLVKEVKGAPTNIDLNALFLFYDRLWLGGSYRTNTKAWKSNLPENLSNRNAVALIVEIFAVENFRVGYAYDVNMNVLQNKRHNSHEISLGYYLSPKKVKMRNQRWF; from the coding sequence ATGGGAAAATTATTAAAAGTAGCAGTCCTAATTATGTTTGCCTTGGGCATCATGGAAGGGCATGCTCAACAACTTCCCCAGTTTAGCCAATACATATTTAATGGTCTTTATATTAATCCTGGATACGCAGGCTACAAGGAGGAAGGATATATTCAGTCCACCTACCGCTCTCAATGGGCCAATTTCCCTGGGGCTCCCAGGACGATGTCTTTATCGGCCGATTTCAGTGCCAATGAAGGGACAATGGGCTTTGGCATTTCTTTTTTACATGACGAACTGGGACCCTCCAAGACCACTGGAGCCATGTTGACCTATGCATACCGCATTCAGGTAGGTTATGAGGGGTTTTTGGGATTAGGAATCAGTGCAGGGGTTTCTGACTATCGGATAGACTTCAGTATGCTAGAAGCGGTACATGAAGATGATGAAAATATTAGCCGGGGAGTTGTCAATGTACTCGATCCAAACCTGAATTTGGGGTTATTCTATAATACTTCAAATTTTTATGTAGGAATCAGTGCCTATAATGTCATTAATAACAAAGTGTTTGAAAAACAGGGGGTTGGTCGAGGCTATCAGGCATTTCATTTTTATTTCACAGCTGGTGGTTTGGTGCCCATTGCGGATAATTTATCCTTTAAACCATCTTTTTTGGTCAAAGAAGTAAAGGGTGCCCCTACCAATATAGACCTTAATGCTTTGTTCTTGTTTTATGACAGGCTCTGGCTTGGAGGATCCTACAGGACGAATACAAAAGCTTGGAAAAGCAACCTTCCAGAGAATTTGAGCAACCGAAATGCTGTGGCCTTGATCGTGGAGATTTTCGCTGTAGAGAATTTCAGGGTCGGCTATGCCTATGATGTGAATATGAATGTCCTACAGAATAAAAGGCACAATTCCCACGAAATTTCCTTGGGCTATTATTTGTCTCCAAAGAAAGTCAAAATGAGAAACCAAAGATGGTTTTAG
- the rlmD gene encoding 23S rRNA (uracil(1939)-C(5))-methyltransferase RlmD, protein MSRKMKNKVLKNLTIERIASEGKSVAHYEGKVVFVQNVAPGDVVDVRIRRGKSSFMEGEAIHIHEYSKDRVEPFCTHFGVCGGCKWQHINYDLQMEYKRQQVLDQFQRIAKVPIPEVLPIIGSAETQYYRNKLDFTFSNNRWLTKEEIDSGKDFERNALGFHIPKRFDKIVDVEHCYLQGGPSNDVRNALRDFALEKGLTFFDMIKQEGLLRNLIIRTSITGETMVIVQFGENAPEQIDQVMTFLSERFPDLTSLLYIINLKKNETFHDQDIHTFMGRDYIIEEMEGLQFRVGPKSFYQTNSKQAYELYKVAREFANLSGDEVVYDLYTGTGTIANFVAKKAKQVIGIEYVEAAIEDAKLNAKENCLDNTLFYAGDMKDMLNDEFVASHNAPDVIITDPPRAGMHEDVVNMLLKLAAPKIVYVSCNPATQARDVALLGEKYNVDIVQPVDMFPQTYHVENVVLLTLQK, encoded by the coding sequence ATGTCGAGAAAGATGAAAAATAAGGTTTTAAAGAACCTTACGATAGAGCGGATTGCCTCTGAGGGCAAGAGTGTTGCACACTACGAAGGAAAAGTAGTATTTGTCCAAAATGTGGCACCAGGAGATGTGGTAGACGTCAGGATCAGGCGTGGAAAGAGCAGTTTTATGGAAGGTGAAGCCATCCATATTCATGAATATTCCAAAGATCGGGTAGAGCCCTTCTGCACTCATTTTGGTGTATGCGGAGGGTGTAAATGGCAGCATATCAATTACGATCTGCAGATGGAATATAAGCGCCAGCAGGTCCTGGACCAGTTTCAGCGGATAGCAAAAGTCCCCATTCCGGAAGTCCTGCCCATTATAGGCTCTGCCGAGACCCAGTATTACCGAAACAAATTAGATTTTACATTTTCCAATAATCGATGGCTCACAAAGGAAGAAATCGATTCTGGAAAGGATTTTGAAAGAAATGCCCTTGGTTTTCATATCCCTAAGAGATTTGACAAGATCGTAGATGTGGAGCACTGCTATTTACAGGGAGGGCCATCCAATGATGTGCGGAATGCACTTAGGGATTTTGCCCTTGAGAAAGGACTGACTTTCTTTGATATGATCAAACAAGAAGGACTTCTGCGAAACCTCATCATCAGGACCAGTATCACAGGTGAGACCATGGTGATCGTACAGTTTGGAGAAAACGCCCCAGAGCAGATCGACCAAGTCATGACATTTCTTTCCGAGCGATTCCCAGACCTCACCTCTTTGCTCTATATCATTAACTTAAAGAAAAACGAGACTTTCCACGACCAGGATATCCACACCTTTATGGGGAGAGATTATATTATAGAGGAAATGGAAGGGCTCCAATTCAGAGTAGGTCCCAAATCTTTCTACCAAACCAATTCAAAGCAAGCTTATGAGTTGTATAAAGTGGCTCGGGAATTTGCAAATCTAAGTGGCGACGAAGTAGTGTATGACCTATATACGGGCACAGGAACGATCGCCAATTTCGTAGCCAAAAAAGCCAAACAGGTCATCGGTATCGAATACGTCGAAGCAGCGATTGAAGACGCCAAGCTGAATGCCAAGGAGAATTGTCTTGACAATACCTTGTTTTATGCGGGGGATATGAAGGATATGCTAAATGATGAGTTTGTCGCTTCACACAACGCTCCCGACGTAATCATCACCGACCCTCCACGTGCCGGGATGCATGAAGATGTGGTCAACATGCTCCTCAAACTGGCCGCTCCGAAAATCGTTTATGTGAGTTGCAACCCTGCTACTCAGGCCCGGGATGTTGCCCTTCTGGGCGAAAAGTATAACGTGGATATCGTTCAGCCAGTGGATATGTTTCCACAGACCTATCATGTCGAAAATGTAGTTTTGCTTACCTTACAGAAGTAA